The Macaca nemestrina isolate mMacNem1 chromosome 12, mMacNem.hap1, whole genome shotgun sequence genome contains a region encoding:
- the LOC105496074 gene encoding mediator of RNA polymerase II transcription subunit 19, whose translation MENFTALFGAQADPPPPPTALGFGPGKPPPPPPPPPGGGPGTAPPPTAATAPPGADKSGAGCGPFYLMRELPGSTELTGSTNLITHYNLEQAYNKFCGKKVKEKLSNFLPDLPGMIDLPGSHDNSSLRSLIEKPPILSSSFNPITGTMLAGFRLHTGPLPEQCRLMHIQPPKKKNKHKHKQSRTQDPVPPETPSDSDHKKKKKKKEEDPERKRKKKEKKKKKNRHSPDHPGMGSSQASSSSSLR comes from the exons ATGGAGAATTTCACGGCGCTGTTCGGGGCTCAGGCTGACCCACCACCGCCCCCAACCGCACTAGGCTTCGGACCAGGAAAGCCTCCACCCCCGCCACCGCCTCCTCCGGGCGGGGGACCCGGCACGGCTCCGCCTCCCACCGCGGCCACGGCCCCTCCCGGCGCGGACAAGTCAGGAGCTGGCTGTGGCCCTTTTTACCTCATGAGGGAACTGCCAG GTAGCACAGAGCTGACGGGCAGCACGAATCTGATCACACACTACAACTTGGAACAAGCCTATAATAAATTCTGTGggaagaaggtgaaggagaagctaAGTAACTTCCTGCCTGACCTGCCAGGGATGATTGATTTGCCTGGTTCCCATGATAACAGCAGCCTCCGCTCTCTCATTGAGAAGCCCCCTATTCTCAGTAGCTCTTTTAATCCTATCACAGGGACCATGCTGGCCGGCTTCCGCCTCCACACTGGCCCG TTGCCAGAGCAGTGTCGTCTGATGCatattcagcctcccaagaagaaGAATAAGCACAAGCACAAACAGAGCCGTACCCAGGATCCTGTCCCCCCAG AAACACCATCTGATTCAGAtcacaagaagaagaaaaagaaaaaagaagaggatcCTGAacggaaaaggaagaagaaagagaagaagaaaaagaag aACCGGCATAGTCCAGACCACCCAGGTATGGGCAGCTCccaagccagcagcagcagcagcctacGCTAA